The following coding sequences are from one uncultured Cohaesibacter sp. window:
- a CDS encoding electron transfer flavoprotein-ubiquinone oxidoreductase, with translation MTEVNELPERESMEFDVVIVGAGPAGLSAAIRIKQQAAEKNEDISVVVLEKGSEVGAHILSGAVIDPVALSRLIPDWKEDESCPVKVAVKKDKFRLLGPAGAISLPGFIMPPLMHNHGNYIISLGNLCRWLAEKAEEMGVEIYPGFAAAELLYDDKGALRGVATGDMGLGKDGQPKDTYMRGMELLGKYTLISEGVRGSLAKQLIANYQLDKDCDVPKFGIGIKEIWEVDPAKHQEGVIEHTFGWPLDSSTGGGSFLYHMEDNQVAVGLVVYLNYKNPYLSPFEEFQRFKTHPTVKPLFEGAKRISYGARCIAEGGYQSVPRLTFPGGALIGCAAGFVNVPRIKGIHNAMDSGIFAANAVVNALTEGRSGDELVAFEEGWRKGPIGKDLFKVRNVKPLWSKFGLFLGVGFGGLDMWTNSLFGFSFFGTQKHGKTDAKATLPASQCKPIDYPKPDGKITFDRLSSVYLSGANHEEDQPCHLVVGDEALQKSSEHDVYAGLSQRFCPAAVYEWDESGEAPSYVINAANCVHCKTCDIKDPNGNITWTVPEGGGGPTYPNM, from the coding sequence ATGACAGAGGTGAACGAACTTCCAGAACGCGAAAGCATGGAATTCGACGTGGTGATCGTTGGCGCAGGGCCTGCCGGGCTGTCTGCAGCGATACGGATCAAGCAGCAAGCTGCCGAAAAGAATGAAGACATATCGGTTGTGGTTCTGGAAAAAGGCTCGGAAGTGGGTGCGCATATTCTTTCCGGTGCGGTCATTGATCCTGTGGCTCTCAGCCGCCTGATCCCCGACTGGAAAGAGGATGAAAGCTGCCCGGTGAAAGTGGCCGTCAAGAAAGACAAATTCCGTCTGCTTGGACCAGCCGGAGCGATCAGTCTTCCCGGTTTCATCATGCCGCCGCTGATGCACAATCATGGCAACTATATCATCTCCCTTGGCAATCTTTGCCGCTGGTTGGCCGAGAAGGCTGAGGAAATGGGGGTAGAAATCTATCCCGGATTTGCTGCGGCCGAATTACTCTATGATGACAAGGGCGCCCTGCGCGGTGTTGCCACCGGCGACATGGGCCTTGGCAAAGATGGCCAGCCCAAGGACACCTATATGCGTGGCATGGAGCTTTTGGGCAAATATACGCTCATCAGCGAAGGCGTGCGCGGCTCTCTGGCCAAGCAGTTGATTGCCAATTATCAGCTCGACAAAGACTGCGACGTGCCGAAATTCGGCATTGGCATCAAGGAAATCTGGGAAGTGGACCCGGCCAAACATCAGGAAGGCGTGATCGAGCATACTTTCGGCTGGCCGCTGGACAGCTCCACCGGTGGCGGCTCCTTCCTCTATCACATGGAAGACAATCAGGTGGCTGTCGGGCTCGTGGTCTATCTCAACTACAAGAACCCTTATCTGTCTCCGTTTGAAGAATTCCAGCGGTTCAAGACCCACCCGACCGTCAAGCCTCTGTTTGAAGGTGCCAAACGCATTTCCTATGGCGCACGCTGCATCGCAGAAGGCGGCTATCAGTCAGTGCCGCGCCTCACCTTCCCCGGAGGGGCGCTCATCGGCTGTGCGGCAGGCTTTGTCAACGTGCCTCGCATCAAGGGCATTCACAATGCCATGGATTCGGGCATCTTTGCCGCAAACGCAGTTGTCAACGCCCTGACCGAAGGCCGCTCTGGCGACGAATTGGTGGCGTTTGAGGAAGGTTGGCGCAAGGGCCCAATCGGCAAGGACTTGTTCAAGGTGCGGAACGTCAAGCCGCTCTGGTCCAAGTTTGGGCTGTTCCTTGGCGTCGGTTTCGGCGGGCTCGACATGTGGACCAACTCGCTGTTCGGCTTTTCCTTCTTCGGCACCCAGAAGCATGGCAAGACGGACGCCAAGGCTACCCTTCCCGCTTCCCAGTGCAAGCCGATCGACTATCCCAAGCCCGATGGCAAGATCACCTTTGATCGTTTGAGCTCTGTCTATCTGTCCGGAGCCAATCACGAAGAAGATCAGCCGTGCCATCTGGTGGTGGGTGATGAAGCTTTGCAGAAAAGCTCCGAGCATGATGTTTATGCCGGACTTTCCCAGCGCTTCTGCCCGGCCGCCGTTTATGAATGGGATGAAAGCGGTGAAGCGCCAAGCTATGTCATCAACGCGGCCAACTGCGTCCACTGCAAGACCTGTGACATCAAGGATCCGAACGGCAACATTACATGGACCGTCCCGGAAGGCGGCGGCGGGCCGACTTACCCCAACATGTAA
- a CDS encoding DJ-1/PfpI family protein, with protein sequence MVDRCNWLQISPIGILLYSGVEVLDFSGPFEVLTTASRVAGKRGEDFPFAPVLIAENMDAVDARADYRVLPDHSFDDHPPLEVLLVPGGVHEAQLENVKLLGWVKRQAESVSLLTSVCTGAFILAEAGCVSDQKTMTTHWEDIPDFRTRYPAIECVENVRWVEDGDLISSAGISAGIDMALHMVARLGSEELAEQTARQMDFDWKRTGISIS encoded by the coding sequence TTGGTTGATAGATGCAATTGGTTGCAAATAAGCCCGATTGGAATTCTGCTTTATAGTGGTGTTGAAGTTTTGGATTTCTCTGGCCCCTTCGAGGTGCTGACAACAGCCAGCCGCGTTGCCGGGAAGCGTGGGGAGGATTTTCCCTTCGCGCCGGTCCTTATTGCCGAGAATATGGATGCGGTTGACGCCAGAGCAGACTATAGAGTGCTGCCGGATCATTCTTTTGACGATCATCCTCCACTTGAGGTGCTTTTGGTGCCCGGCGGGGTACATGAGGCGCAATTGGAAAATGTCAAGCTTCTGGGATGGGTCAAAAGGCAGGCTGAAAGCGTTTCTCTTTTGACTTCCGTCTGCACCGGAGCATTCATTCTTGCCGAGGCGGGCTGTGTGTCAGACCAGAAAACCATGACCACGCATTGGGAAGATATCCCGGATTTTCGCACGCGCTATCCGGCCATCGAGTGTGTTGAAAATGTGCGTTGGGTCGAGGATGGGGATTTGATCAGCTCAGCGGGCATATCGGCCGGTATCGATATGGCTTTGCACATGGTCGCCCGGCTGGGGTCGGAAGAGCTGGCTGAACAGACGGCCCGTCAAATGGATTTTGACTGGAAACGAACCGGCATATCCATCAGTTAG
- a CDS encoding protein phosphatase CheZ, with translation MAAEAKQLSADKVAELVSFLEKNKGEAVSLNDIMALAEVMAGSLDSYLQAMDKSLYEEFTSIAHEISSMKNEIAALRPSEMRHAAIPDAGRELDAVVEATENATNIIMSSAEEIMGADPSDGDAYQALVNDKVIEIFEACSFQDITGQRISKVVNALNVIDKRVSTFVERMKMQDIEDAFTEETEQERRQRELILHGPQHKGEGVEQHEVDAMLADLDFSNKKLNEEEKDSSQDDIDALFG, from the coding sequence ATGGCTGCAGAAGCAAAACAACTGAGTGCTGATAAAGTAGCAGAACTTGTTTCCTTTCTAGAAAAGAATAAGGGCGAAGCCGTATCTCTGAACGACATTATGGCTCTGGCTGAGGTTATGGCGGGTAGCCTTGATTCCTACTTACAAGCCATGGACAAGTCGCTTTATGAAGAGTTTACCTCGATTGCACATGAAATCTCGTCCATGAAGAACGAGATTGCAGCCCTGCGCCCATCCGAAATGCGACATGCGGCCATTCCTGATGCCGGTCGTGAACTCGACGCTGTTGTTGAAGCAACAGAGAATGCAACCAATATCATCATGTCTTCTGCCGAAGAAATCATGGGCGCTGATCCCAGCGACGGTGATGCCTATCAGGCTCTGGTCAACGACAAGGTGATCGAGATTTTTGAGGCTTGTTCCTTCCAGGACATTACAGGCCAGCGTATTTCCAAGGTTGTCAATGCTTTGAACGTGATTGACAAACGCGTGAGCACTTTCGTGGAACGCATGAAAATGCAGGACATTGAAGATGCCTTTACCGAGGAAACCGAACAGGAACGACGTCAGCGCGAACTCATTCTTCATGGCCCGCAGCACAAGGGAGAAGGCGTTGAACAGCACGAAGTGGATGCCATGCTGGCCGATCTTGATTTCAGCAACAAAAAGCTGAATGAAGAAGAGAAAGACAGCAGTCAGGATGATATTGACGCTCTGTTTGGCTAA
- a CDS encoding uracil-DNA glycosylase has product MHNVVTTAHDLKTLLDWYEAMGVDCVVDAAPQDRFAESLRQAQARQKTRVVPNSQENRPSSPQSPSHRPTPAAAGNQSHPSFNAAVHNGQGAGAVAGAPGAVEDAREAALKATSLEQLRQTLSSFDGCSLKFSAKNLVFGDGNPSADVMFVGEAPGRDEDLQGVPFVGRAGQLLDKMMAAVRLDRSNSYITNILPWRPPGNRKPSLDEQTLMQPFIHRHIELVNPKILVFLGGTSAQQLLGSKDGIMRLRGRWWTYAVGGQDLPRREIPVMPTLHPAFLLRTPAQKRAAWQDLLEVAAKLDALR; this is encoded by the coding sequence ATGCATAACGTGGTGACAACAGCTCATGATCTTAAAACCCTCCTCGATTGGTACGAGGCGATGGGCGTGGATTGTGTTGTTGATGCTGCGCCGCAAGATCGCTTTGCCGAAAGTTTGCGGCAGGCACAAGCGCGTCAAAAGACGCGCGTTGTTCCGAATTCGCAAGAAAACAGGCCTTCCTCCCCTCAAAGTCCCTCTCATAGACCTACGCCAGCGGCGGCGGGGAATCAATCCCATCCTTCGTTCAATGCTGCGGTGCACAATGGGCAGGGCGCCGGGGCCGTTGCTGGTGCTCCGGGCGCTGTTGAGGATGCCCGCGAAGCCGCACTCAAGGCCACCAGCCTTGAACAATTGCGCCAGACGCTCTCATCTTTTGATGGATGCAGCCTGAAATTCTCTGCCAAGAATCTGGTTTTCGGAGATGGCAATCCCTCCGCTGACGTAATGTTCGTCGGCGAAGCGCCGGGCCGAGATGAGGATTTGCAGGGAGTGCCTTTCGTCGGCCGGGCGGGACAGTTGCTCGACAAGATGATGGCGGCCGTCAGATTGGACCGGTCCAACAGTTATATCACCAATATCCTGCCCTGGCGCCCGCCGGGAAACCGTAAGCCCAGCCTGGACGAACAAACCCTCATGCAGCCGTTCATTCATCGGCACATAGAGCTGGTCAATCCCAAGATCCTTGTGTTTCTTGGCGGCACATCAGCTCAGCAATTGTTGGGTAGCAAAGACGGCATCATGCGCCTTCGTGGCCGTTGGTGGACCTACGCCGTTGGCGGGCAGGATTTGCCTCGTCGGGAAATCCCCGTCATGCCCACCCTGCATCCGGCCTTCTTGTTGCGTACGCCAGCCCAAAAGCGCGCTGCCTGGCAAGATTTGCTCGAAGTGGCAGCCAAACTGGATGCGTTGAGGTAA
- a CDS encoding HAMP domain-containing methyl-accepting chemotaxis protein, with product MFSRFRKRFTFAQSLKISHRIIALTVVCLLGVAILGATNYYGSLNRTSLISKGESASAIKDIVQQVNLAVLNMKSNASDFLTLGETKYSVRFNLAYEDANKRLDEIASVDPEGTTQAPILELREALTKDKDSFEKIVAKKNKIGLKETQGMQGELNMIANKVDDIIKKTNNQQLMVHALEMHLLEKEFLRTSNASLLETLKKEQKALSNAVATAMMTAEDRKEILEGTAKYAEMLNSIQAAKIELFRMSAEMNSIYNSMSFKFSSIRELAAKTAEIAQNELVEIDKHVTYIFAATLLGSVILTVLFGFLLGRSIVRPIRTIISSMNNLAEGDHQSEIPYIARRNEIGDIAKAVEVFRHNAVERERLKTMSEKEQEARLHRQQRMEELIEQFRSLAQQTMQAVADKSKGMEEIASTLSANSTQTSSQADTVERSSNDAQEHFQAVAAAAEELSASISEIGRQTESSSMVIQRAVNTATAADQKISSLATAAQQVGEVVTMIQNIAEQTNLLALNATIEAARAGEAGRGFAVVAAEVKELANQTSKATEEISGQISAIQSETDDAVEAIRAITQTMTEVGSTSNTIAAAVEEQGSATQNISENVQRAAVGAANITENIASVAEAAGANLHSAQSVLTVSHEMLTQTEELQNLVNQFLEDVAAA from the coding sequence ATGTTTTCTCGTTTCCGTAAGCGTTTCACTTTCGCTCAATCCCTGAAAATTTCACATCGTATCATCGCGCTGACTGTGGTGTGTCTGCTTGGCGTCGCCATTCTGGGGGCGACGAACTATTATGGTTCCCTGAACCGCACGTCCCTGATCAGCAAGGGAGAAAGCGCTTCTGCCATCAAAGACATCGTTCAACAAGTCAATCTGGCCGTGCTGAACATGAAGAGCAATGCGAGTGACTTTCTAACGCTTGGCGAAACGAAATATTCGGTACGATTCAATCTGGCATATGAAGATGCCAACAAACGTCTTGACGAAATTGCGTCAGTCGATCCCGAGGGCACGACACAAGCCCCTATCCTTGAGCTGAGAGAAGCTCTTACGAAAGACAAGGACAGTTTCGAAAAGATCGTCGCCAAGAAAAACAAAATTGGCCTGAAGGAAACTCAGGGCATGCAAGGCGAGCTTAACATGATCGCCAACAAGGTCGACGACATCATCAAGAAGACCAATAACCAGCAATTGATGGTTCATGCTCTGGAGATGCATCTGCTGGAGAAAGAGTTTTTGAGAACGTCGAATGCCAGCTTGCTCGAGACGCTCAAAAAGGAACAAAAGGCACTGTCCAATGCCGTTGCAACGGCCATGATGACGGCAGAGGATCGCAAGGAAATTCTTGAGGGCACGGCCAAATATGCAGAAATGCTAAACAGCATACAGGCAGCCAAAATCGAGCTTTTCCGCATGTCTGCCGAAATGAACTCCATCTATAACAGCATGTCGTTCAAATTCTCGTCCATTCGTGAACTCGCAGCCAAAACCGCAGAAATTGCCCAAAATGAATTGGTCGAGATCGACAAACACGTCACCTATATTTTTGCGGCAACTCTGCTGGGCTCTGTTATTCTGACGGTCCTGTTCGGCTTCCTGCTTGGCCGCAGTATCGTTCGGCCGATTCGCACGATCATCAGCTCCATGAACAATCTGGCTGAAGGTGATCACCAGTCTGAAATTCCTTATATTGCAAGACGCAACGAAATTGGTGATATCGCAAAAGCGGTGGAAGTATTCCGCCACAACGCCGTGGAACGCGAGCGGCTGAAAACAATGAGCGAAAAGGAACAGGAAGCAAGACTGCATCGCCAGCAGCGCATGGAAGAGCTCATTGAACAGTTCCGCTCTCTGGCGCAACAAACCATGCAGGCTGTGGCTGACAAATCCAAAGGCATGGAAGAAATTGCCAGCACCCTTTCAGCCAACTCTACCCAAACATCGAGTCAGGCAGACACTGTGGAACGCTCTTCCAACGATGCGCAAGAGCATTTCCAGGCCGTCGCGGCTGCCGCTGAGGAGCTTTCTGCTTCAATTAGCGAGATCGGGCGTCAAACCGAAAGCTCTTCGATGGTAATTCAGAGAGCGGTCAATACGGCCACGGCCGCTGACCAAAAGATTTCCAGTCTGGCAACGGCAGCCCAGCAGGTCGGCGAAGTGGTCACCATGATTCAGAATATCGCCGAGCAGACCAATTTGCTCGCCCTCAACGCCACCATCGAAGCTGCGCGCGCCGGAGAGGCTGGTCGTGGGTTTGCTGTGGTTGCAGCTGAAGTCAAGGAATTGGCAAACCAGACCAGCAAGGCAACAGAAGAAATTTCTGGTCAGATTTCCGCCATCCAGTCTGAAACCGATGACGCGGTGGAAGCGATCCGCGCCATCACCCAGACCATGACCGAAGTTGGCTCCACATCCAACACCATCGCTGCTGCGGTGGAAGAACAGGGCAGCGCAACACAGAATATCAGTGAGAATGTTCAGCGGGCTGCCGTTGGAGCGGCAAATATCACCGAGAATATTGCCAGCGTTGCTGAAGCAGCAGGAGCAAACCTCCACTCTGCTCAGTCGGTGCTGACGGTATCTCATGAAATGCTGACGCAGACCGAAGAATTGCAGAATCTGGTCAATCAATTCCTCGAGGATGTCGCTGCGGCATAA
- a CDS encoding response regulator, translating to MALDLSMPVLVVDDYKTMIRIIKNLLKQLGFEDVDDAADGTEALAKMQDRRYGLVISDWNMEPMTGYELLKQVRASDSLSKTPFIMVTAESKTENVIAAKKAGVNNYIVKPFNAATLKTKIDAVFDS from the coding sequence ATGGCCCTCGATCTTTCAATGCCGGTATTGGTCGTCGACGACTATAAAACCATGATCCGCATTATCAAAAACCTGCTCAAGCAGCTTGGGTTTGAAGATGTTGATGATGCAGCAGATGGCACAGAAGCCTTGGCGAAAATGCAAGACCGCCGCTATGGGCTGGTGATCTCCGACTGGAACATGGAACCAATGACCGGTTACGAACTTCTCAAGCAGGTTCGTGCCAGTGACTCGCTTTCCAAGACACCATTCATCATGGTCACCGCGGAGTCCAAAACTGAAAACGTGATTGCAGCCAAGAAAGCCGGTGTGAACAACTACATCGTTAAGCCTTTCAACGCAGCGACGCTGAAAACAAAAATCGACGCCGTCTTCGATAGCTAA
- a CDS encoding MaoC family dehydratase: MTAPLQGKQAQVVYYEDMQIGQKESFTHVVTEDDILAFAKLTGDHNPVHIDKAYGESCRFGGNIAHGLYTASLFSAILGMLLPGPGAIYISQTLQFKAPVRPGDAVTVSAAVKAKEDKGRRVTLDCTAEVDGLLVLTGEATVMALKKPAD, encoded by the coding sequence ATGACCGCACCTTTGCAAGGGAAGCAGGCACAAGTCGTTTATTATGAAGATATGCAGATTGGACAGAAGGAAAGCTTCACCCATGTCGTAACGGAAGACGACATCCTTGCTTTTGCCAAGCTCACCGGAGACCATAATCCCGTTCATATAGACAAAGCCTATGGTGAGAGTTGCCGATTTGGTGGCAACATTGCCCATGGGCTATACACCGCCAGCCTGTTCTCGGCAATATTGGGCATGCTGTTGCCCGGTCCCGGCGCGATTTACATATCCCAGACACTGCAATTCAAGGCGCCGGTTCGCCCAGGAGACGCGGTAACAGTCTCTGCTGCGGTGAAAGCCAAGGAAGATAAGGGACGTCGCGTCACCCTTGATTGTACCGCGGAAGTGGATGGGCTTCTGGTTCTGACGGGGGAAGCAACTGTCATGGCGCTCAAAAAGCCCGCCGATTGA
- a CDS encoding MATE family efflux transporter → MQDQQSMLEGQIAFSGYSNDKQGAPISWREEIAATLALAWPLVLAQLAQFSLQITDVIMMGWLGRDALAAGSLASALMHPTVVFGIGALSAVSPMVAQAIGAKDYTSVRRSARQGIWVAVVMSVLIMGLLYQSEHIYRFGGQMPDIAAKASGYLAYAALGVFPSLGFVALRSLVTAHSETRIILLTTIASFFVNFAGNYVLMFGKFGFPALGLVGAGISTSVVQTFVFILLALYVVFDKKYRIYDLLARFWKPDWPRFFELFRIGVPIGLMVMVEVGLFAAAVFLMGWISTDALAAHTVAVQLASLAFMVPLGLSQATTVRTGLAYGARCLEGVRRAGWVSVLISVMFNSISCASFLLFPHFLVGLYLDPEIATNTVPFTLAVSYLAYAGLFQLVDGLQSTMAGALRGLSDTKMPMLIAIFGYWVCGLPISYFCGFVLGWEGEGIWVGLALGLAITALSLSYRFIHREKLGLVRFSGKMAPAAPEIA, encoded by the coding sequence ATGCAAGACCAGCAATCAATGCTGGAAGGGCAAATTGCTTTTTCTGGCTATTCCAATGACAAACAGGGCGCGCCCATTTCCTGGCGAGAGGAAATTGCGGCGACCTTGGCCTTGGCATGGCCGCTCGTTTTGGCGCAATTGGCGCAATTCTCACTCCAGATCACCGATGTAATCATGATGGGCTGGCTTGGACGCGATGCCTTGGCGGCCGGGTCTCTGGCCTCGGCGCTCATGCATCCGACCGTTGTGTTCGGTATTGGTGCCTTGTCAGCTGTCAGCCCGATGGTTGCTCAGGCTATTGGTGCGAAGGATTATACCTCGGTTCGGCGCTCTGCCCGACAGGGCATCTGGGTTGCCGTGGTCATGTCCGTTCTCATCATGGGGCTGCTTTATCAAAGCGAGCATATTTATCGCTTTGGTGGTCAGATGCCCGATATCGCCGCCAAGGCCTCTGGCTATTTGGCTTATGCTGCCTTGGGCGTTTTCCCTTCGTTGGGTTTCGTCGCCTTGCGCAGTCTTGTGACCGCTCACAGCGAGACACGCATTATTCTGCTGACGACGATTGCCAGCTTCTTTGTCAATTTCGCTGGCAACTATGTCTTGATGTTCGGCAAATTCGGCTTTCCAGCCTTGGGTCTGGTGGGCGCTGGCATTTCGACGTCCGTTGTGCAAACCTTCGTGTTCATTCTGCTCGCGCTCTATGTGGTCTTTGATAAGAAATATCGCATATATGATTTGCTTGCCCGATTCTGGAAACCAGACTGGCCGCGCTTTTTCGAACTTTTCCGCATCGGTGTGCCCATCGGCTTGATGGTCATGGTGGAAGTTGGCCTGTTCGCCGCAGCTGTCTTTCTCATGGGCTGGATCAGCACTGACGCTCTGGCCGCGCATACTGTGGCTGTGCAGCTGGCGTCTCTTGCTTTCATGGTGCCGCTCGGTCTCAGTCAGGCTACCACCGTGCGCACCGGGCTTGCCTATGGTGCCCGCTGCCTTGAAGGTGTGCGGCGCGCCGGGTGGGTGTCGGTGCTTATCTCGGTAATGTTCAACTCTATCAGTTGCGCAAGTTTCTTGCTCTTTCCGCATTTCCTTGTGGGGCTTTATCTCGATCCTGAGATTGCGACAAACACCGTACCCTTCACATTGGCAGTCAGCTATCTGGCCTATGCTGGCTTGTTCCAGCTCGTCGATGGGCTTCAGTCCACCATGGCCGGAGCCCTGCGTGGCTTGAGTGACACCAAAATGCCGATGCTCATCGCGATCTTTGGCTATTGGGTTTGTGGTTTGCCGATATCCTATTTCTGCGGCTTCGTTCTCGGCTGGGAAGGTGAGGGGATCTGGGTAGGTCTTGCCTTGGGGCTTGCCATTACCGCTCTCTCTCTGAGTTATCGCTTCATTCATCGCGAAAAACTTGGTCTCGTGCGCTTTTCCGGTAAAATGGCTCCGGCTGCACCAGAGATTGCATAG